Proteins encoded together in one Telopea speciosissima isolate NSW1024214 ecotype Mountain lineage chromosome 6, Tspe_v1, whole genome shotgun sequence window:
- the LOC122663939 gene encoding probable calcium-binding protein CML18 — translation MSGQEPAKLDDEQIAELREIFRSFDRNNDGSLTQLELESLLRSLGLKPSPEQLEALIQKADKNSNGLVEFSEFVSLVAPDLLPVKSPYNEEQLRQLFRMFDRDGNGYITAAELAHSMAKLGHALTAKELTGMINEADTDGDGRISFEEFSQAITSAAFDNSWV, via the coding sequence ATGAGCGGACAAGAACCGGCGAAGCTCGATGATGAGCAGATTGCAGAGTTACGGGAGATATTCCGCTCCTTTGACCGGAACAACGATGGTAGCTTAACACAGTTGGAACTTGAATCGCTCCTGAGATCGCTTGGTCTCAAACCAAGTCCGGAGCAACTCGAAGCTCTAATACAGAAAGCCGATAAGAACAGCAACGGCCTTGTGGAATTCTCCGAATTTGTATCCCTTGTAGCGCCCGATCTCCTCCCGGTGAAATCACCCTATAATGAAGAACAGCTTCGTCAGCTATTCCGGATGTTCGATCGCGATGGAAACGGTTACATCACAGCAGCAGAATTGGCCCACTCCATGGCTAAACTTGGGCATGCTCTGACCGCAAAGGAATTGACAGGGATGATCAATGAGGCAGACACAGATGGTGATGGTCGGATCAGTTTTGAGGAATTCTCTCAGGCAATCACCTCAGCTGCTTTTGACAACTCATGGGTTTGA